The window ATATCCGTTCATTTTTTCTTCAACAGTTACCTTTTCAAGTCCGCTGAAATGCTTTTTAAGCGTGGGGTCCAGTACCATGGCTCTCCGGATCTTCGGGAATCCCATAATCATTTCAAAAGAGCTGCCTTTTTCATAAAGTACGGTTCCATGCTCGATATGGGAAATCTCCTTGTCGAAACGGAGCATATGCTCGTGTTTTCCCCAGTTTCTGGCAAGGTAATTCTTTTCAAAAAGGTGTTGAACTTTCTCTTTCTCAAATCCCAGGTAGCCAGCCAGCCGGGTTATAAAATCAGGATCTATTTCCCCCATTTCCTCTGTATTCATATCTATTTATCTGTGTTCAGGCGTGAAATAAGTTCTCATTTCCGGAGTGAGCTTCAGGAAAGGTCAGGCTGTAAGAAATCGGGGGGTCTGTAAAGAATAAGCCAATATCTCAAAAATCTTTTTAAGTATGGAGCTTCCAATTACTTATGTATTTAAATTTCAATGTAGGAAAGGAGACTACAAAATGGCTGACGATATCGACTACGAGATTATTGGCAACGAAATGCAGCTCGTTGAAATTGAGCTTGATCCAGGCGAGACTGTTCAGGCAGAGGCCGGAGCTATGGCATATATGGGGCCCGGAATCCAGATGCAGACAGGTATGGGCAACGAAGGCGGCGGACTTCTGGGAGGTCTAAAAAAGGGATTGAAACGAGCCCTGACAGGGGAGAGTTTCTTTATTACAAGCTTTACACACAAAGGTTCCGGAAAAGGGCATGTGGCTTTTGCGGCTCCGTACCCGGGCAAGATTATCCCTCTTGACCTTAGCAAGTTTGGAGGCAGTATTCTCTGCCAGAAGGACGCTTTTCTCTGTGCTGCCAAGGGTGTGGAAGTGGAATTAGCTTTTACCCGCAAACTCGGAGCAGGGCTTTTTGGCGGTGAAGGTTTCATTCTTCAGAGGCTGCGGGGTAACGGCCTGGCCTTTGTCCACATCGGAGGCACGGTTATAATAAAGGATCTGGCTCCAGGTGAGACTTACCACATTGACACGGGCTGTGTGGCAGCTTTTACCGAAACTGTGACTTATGACATAACATGGTCGAAAGACTTTAAAAATGCCCTATTTGGCGGTGAAGGAGTTGTCCTTGCTACCCTGACAGGTCCCGGTACTGTGTACATGCAGAGCCTGCCTTTTTCGCGCCTTGCCGACAGAATTGTTGCGGCTTCTGCTCACGGCCGCAATCGGGACGAACAGACTGGCATTGGTGGCAGTGGCGTGCTGGGTGGTCTGCTTGGTGGAGACAGGTCATTCTAAAACAGAAACAACTGCTAAGTAGTAGCTGCAGGCAAGCGAAAACTGAGCACGAAAATGAGATAATAATAAGTTAATGAAAACTGATCACGGATAAAACAGGAAATATTAAAAGATCATGAAATATTAAAAGATCAGGAAATATTAAAAGATCATGAAATATTAAAAGATCAGGAAATATTAAAAGATCAAGAAATATTAAAAGATCAAGAAATATTAAAAGATCAGGAAGGCCTGTCCCATAAGGGGCAGACCTTTTTCTTTCCCTCTCTTTTTCTCCCTCTAATATTTTATTCCTGGATTGTATTTACTACATTCCGGCGTGCGAGGAAACCAACCAATTCTTCTTCCAGATTCAGTACAGGGACGCCTCCGAGATTGCGTTCCAGCATGGTATTAACTGCATCTGCAAGAGGGGTGTTGGTGTACACACTGACCACGCTGCGGGTCATAATGTCTCCAACAAGCAGGTTTTTGATTCTGGAATCCTGCTGGTTGTCAGCTACCAGGTCCCTGAAAGAGCGCATCGCAAAAGCGATATCTTCTTCTGCAATGATTCCTACGAGCTTTCCATTTTCAATTACCGGCAGCCTTCCCACGTTCTCATCAAGGATAAGGTGTCTGGCGTGGCTTACACGGTCTGAGGGACTGACAGTGATCGGGTTTTTTTCCATCACTTCCCCGGCAAAGCCTGTGAAACGGTTTGTTTTCATGAACTCCTGCGGGGTCACCCATCCCATTGCGTTTTCATTTTCCATGACAATGATCACGCCTCCATTCTTTTTAATCAGGGTGAGGGCATCTTTAACATCGGTTTCTGGCAAAACCTTTACAAAGTTGTCGGATACGGCTGTTGCAACATGCAAAGAGGATGCAGGTTTACTCTGTTTCTTGCGAGTTCCGAGCTGCTCTGTCAGACTTCTCATGGTAAGTACACCAAGCGTCTGGTTGTCATGCACTACCAGCAGGCGCTTCGTATCTTTTTTTTCCATGAGATCAAGGGCGTGAGATATGGTGTCTGACTTATCAATTTTGTGTGGTTGTACCATTATGTCTTTAACTTGCATGCATTTCACCTCATGCGTATCAGAGTTTTAGTTTCAATTTTTCGCAACTTTCGTTTTTACAGACCTTGATGCATCCGTTTTTCTAAATTTCGGTTTCGCATCCTTCTTTTGCTTTCAGCCATCCTTTCCTGTTCTTTTTTGCCGTACATACCTCCGTACCATAAGTGCTGTCGTGAACTTACTGTTATAGTTAATTTCTTCTTACTTTTTTAAAGGCACTATAGTTAATTCTTTTTAACCTTTTTAAAGGCATGCTGTTCTCTTTTGTGCTCAATTTTTACTGGATTCTATTTATGAATCCACTTTTCAGAGCACGGATTTCATAATGTCGGTCCTGCTAATTATTCCTACTATTTCTTCACCATCGCTGACAGGCAGGGCTGTTATCTCTTCTTCAATCAATTGTTTTGCAGCATCGCTAATTTTTTTGTTTACATCAATGGATATTATTGGAGAAACCATGACGTCTTCCGCTGTTAAAGGCACTTCTTTTACATATCTGAAAGTTTTCTGCCCTCCAGGTGAAGACTTCCGGGCCAGCTTGATGCTTTTTGTTGAAAGTTTGCCTTCGTTATCAGTTAAGAGGGTTAAGGCAAGGCTTCTTCTTGAAATAATTCCCACAGGTTTTCCTGCATCATCTTTAACGATCACTCTTTGGATCTCGTTTTTGTTCATTTCTTCTATCACATGGTTGATTGTGTGGTGCCTGTGAACAGAAACGACGTCTTCAGTCATCAGTTTGGGGATCTTTGTATCCATTTCTTCCGAATGTTCCGCAATATAGCGCACGATATCTGTCCTGGTGACAATACCTACAATATCGTTTTTTACCACCGGAATGTTATGCACTCCGTTCTCAAGCATTAAAGCGGCTGCCTGGGAAATGGAGGCCTCGGGATAAATGGTGATTACAGATTCTGTCATCAGCAACTTGATCGGGATCTGGTCTATAGGCCGTCTCCTCCAGAGAGGTTCGGCTTGAGCCAGACGGTTGCTGAGGTCTGATTGCGTGACGATTCCCACCATTTTGCCCTCGTTAAGGACAAGCAACGTACTGATTTTGTATTTTAACATCAGTTTTCTTGCATGTGACACGGGTTCATCTACGTTTACAACGTACACAGGTGAACTCATGATGTCCGCAACATTCATGGAATACCTCCTTCATTTTTACAATATGTAAGTATTAATATGTAAGTGTTAACAATTATAGTTTTTGAATCAAATGTAAAGTTTACAATTTTCAGCTGCAAATCTTGATATTTTGCATAACTTCTGCCTATTTCCTGTAAGCCTTGTATAATTACAGACTAATCGGGGAGTATCGGGCAGGTAAAAAGAATCTTCCGAATCTCTGTTTTAAGACCAGTCGCGCTCCAAGACACCAGAGATATCTAGAATCCAGAGTTTATTCTGGTCTGTCCAGCCAGGAAGTTTGCTTCCTCTCCCAAACTTTTTAGATCAAACCCAGATATTTGTCCATATCTTTTCCGGACTTCAGTTTGGCTTATTTAGCTATGTTTCGGTTTAGCAGAATGTTTAGCAGAATGTTTAGCAGAATGTTTAGCAGAATGTTTAGCAGAATGTTTAGCAGAAGGTTTAACAGAAGTTTGATTCAAAACTCCTGTTTAAAAGTCAAACCCTCTCAGAAAATCGCTCTCTGTAATAATACCGCGTAGCACTCCGTCTTCCAGAACCGGAAGTGAACCTATCTTTTTATCGAGCATGATTTTCATAGCTTTTCCCATATCTGTGCCAGGGCTGGTCCAGATCAGTTCTTTTGAAACAATAGAGCCTACATGCTGGTCCAGAGCCTCATGAATATTTCCTGTTGTCAATTTGCTGAATGCATCCCCTCTTCCAAGGAAATGGACAATATCGGAGGCAGTGACTATTCCCGCAAAGATTCCATCCTTTACTACAGGAAGTCTTCGGAACCTGTTTTTTACCATTACTTTTGCTGCATGTCCGATGGGAGTGTCGGTTGTTACCATTGTGACATTTTTGGTCATATATTCATCAACGGTTTTGTTTGTCACAATTCCTCCCATCAGTTCCACGGCATTTCTTTCGGTAAAGATTGCGACGACCTGCATTTCATCATTTACTATTGGCAGGCCGCCGGTCTCCCTTTTAAGCATTGTTGTAACGGCATCTTTAAAATCTGCCTTTTCATGGATGTACGCAACATCAGTCTCCATAATCTGCCGTACTTCTTCGTTTATTGCAGCCAAAAGGTTGCCTTTGAAACGGTTTTCGACAAGGAGGTTCCTACTGCCGCCTCCCAGGAAGTCGATGATGTCAACAGAAGTAACGACTCCTTCCAGTCTCCCTGTTCCTGCATCTGTGATCGGAATACGCCTGAATTTCCTTTCAGTCATAATTTTGACGGCTTCCATGATGGTTGCAGTGGGAGGAAGGGTTACTACATCCCTTGTTGCAAGGGCAAGAATTCTCCCCTCATGTTCCGTAATGCGGGATTTGAAACTGGGACCTATTCTCATTGTGCCCATGCTACTGATCATTTGAGGGTCTTTCTGTTGCGTTGTTTTGCCTGAGTTGTTCAGGTTTGGCTGAACATTCATTTTTTCGACTGGGACAAATGTCGTCTTTTTGTTCAATAGGATCACCGAATCGAGTTGCAGTTAATTGCTTTTTTCATATTCCGTTTTTCCACTACCTGCATTTTGCAGGAATTTTTCCCCTGAGCCGAATTCGTATTTTTGTACACTCATGGTTACTGTTGGAAACAAACAAACCTTAAAGCAATCTTCTCTCGAATCTTTCTGAACACTTACTTTTGTTTGTCAATCTACTCTCTTTATTAATTATAATCTTTAATCGTTATAATCCTTTTGCGCGAGAACCTGTTTATTATCTTTCATGGAATTTCTGATCAGTTATGTGGCCGATTTTGCCATTCCACTGGAAACGTCTCACTTAAAAGGGTTAAAATGTCATTAAAGACAAAATGTCATTAAAGACATTTAGATACTCGGCTCTGCCGCCTGAGGATCACTCCGACCACACGCTGGTGAGGGATCCAAGGAGGTCCTGCCTGTCAACGATTCCGGATATTTTACCCTGCTCATTTACTACAGTAACTCTTCCGATATCATACCGGATAATCATTTCAATCGCACTCTTTACGGAATCATTCTCTGAAAGAGTGTACGCAGGAGTTGACATAACCCTTTCAACTTTGGGACTTTCGTTTGGTCTTGTTGCCCGTTCGTCTTCCATGGATATCCTCAAAAAGCCGGATTTAATTATATCCCCCCTTGTTATCATCCCGACGGGATCGCCTTTCTTTGAAACTACTGGAATACCGGTATAATCCTTTTCTATCATGTTATTCCAAATCTTGGAGACCCTTTCATCCGGTAAACAGGTTTTGACTTTTTTTGACATAATCATTTCTATGGTTTTCGAAATACTTTTTGGAAGTTCCACTTTTTTGAGAATATCAACGTCACTCAAGACACCTACAACCGTATGGTCTGTTGTTGATTTTACAACCGGAACCCTGTTCTGTTTCGATTGCACCATCAATTTTGCAGCCTTCACAACATCCATATCTGGAGTGACTGTAGGAGACTGCCTAGCATATCCGCCTACCGTAACATCCGAGCGTGTGGACGTGATTTTCATGATATCCTGGTCATTCAGCATACCCACAAGCCTGTTTTCCTCATCAACAACAACAAGGCCTCGAAGTAAGTAATCACGCATCATTTGACGGGCATGAGTTACAAAATCCCCATCTTTGACACTTATGGACCCTTCTGTCATAATCTCGCTGACATTCATTGTTTACCTTCCTGTACTTTCTTTAAGATAGATAAAGACAGATAAAGACAGATAGACAGATAAAGACAGATAATTTGAAAGTCGAGATTTCAAGCACGTGATTCATTCGTAATCCTCCCCTTCTGCTTGCCGACAGTTTTCGCACAAGTATTTACCGTCCACTAATTTCAGGTCTACTGAATGATAAGAACAGGACTCACATATTCCTGCACTGAAGTCTTCTTCAATATCATCAGTTGAAGGAGTGGAGAGGAGAGCTTCCCGGTTCATATCAATAAGATCCTTGAGTATGGTACTGAGCCCGGGTGTTACCATCAGAATATCAGTATTCGACACCACTCCTATAATTGTACCATCTTCAAGGACTGGCAGCCTTTTAATATTAGCTTTCAACATCATTTCGGAAGCGTTTACTACACTGGTCTCAGGCTCCACGGTTACCAGTGGGGATGAAAGGATTTTGCTCACATGTACCTTGCTGGGTTGTCTGTCCTTTGCAATGATGTCCCTAACAAGATCCCTTTCAGTTATGATCCCCATGGCCTTTTCTTTTTCTGTGATAATTACGCTTCCTACATCGTGTTTGACCATTTCCCTTGCAATGGCAGGAATATCTGTGTTAATGTCCATTGTGATGACTGTTTTATTCATCACTTCAGCAACTGAGACCTCCTTTTCAATTTCTCGGTTGTGAATATCATTACCTTCTTCCCTTTCAGGTTCATCAACCATTAACTGCCGATCCCCCTTTATTCTTTCAGCATCCCAAAACCAGGCAAATTAACAATTAAATTAAACATTTAAATCTTTTCAGATTTTCAATTTCCCGTAGAAAAATCTTCCGGGTTTCTTTCAATTTCTCCTTTTGATACAGCTCTGGAGTGAAATCCTAAAAAGCCGGTGCTCCGGTAAGCTTTTCTTTCAATTTCTTACGGCTTTTTTCCCTCTAAATGTCTTTCCCACACTTCTAATACCTTTTTATAACATTTAATATATACGAGTCAATAGTACATAATGATAACGGAATTTCTTTTTTTTGTAAAGATCCGAGTTTACAAAAAGTAGGTGCAGAAACCTGTTTTTGAGGTTGAAGCTGTTTATTTCTTGACGAGAGATTTACGATAATCTAGCAGGAATTTTTTTCATAACCCCAACATTTCCACTGGAGATTTTTGCTTATAATGAAAAATATCGAGTTTTCTTAAAAAAATATCCGGGAGGAGTAGCAAAAGAGAAATCTATTTTAGAAAACCACTTTCTACATAATAAATTATTCTGAATTATATTTATAATGCTATTGATTTCTCTCACAGGAAATTTTTCAGACCCCTCGATTTCCACTGGAACGAACTTCCTACTTTTTCACCTGCAAATTTCAGGATTTACAATTGAGAAGGGTTTCTATATAGAGTAGCTCAATATACGATTTAACTTAGGTTATTTATAAAAATGTACTAATCGGAACTGTAATATCCAAATTAAGATCCCATTTCTTAAAATACTCTTAAAAAACGAAGCAACATATATCAAATAGACGCCTATAATTATTTAACGAAACACTAGATCCTTCTAAACAATCGTAGATAAAATTAGATAAAAATAGATAAAATTAGATAAAAATAGATAAAATTAGATACGAATAAATAAAATTATACAAAAATAAATATAATTAGATAAAAATACACAATTGTAGATACGAATAAAGACACAATGCCAAAATCCAGTGATGAATGTAAAATTAAAAATCACTCTATTTTGAAAATGGTCACAATCTTTTGAACGTAATCTATTGATTGATGCCGGAAGATCTCGAATATTTAGTTTGACTGAAGCCTGAATTCTTCCTAGAAATTCAAGATTTCAATCAAAAAATGCAAAAATTACTGGATTTTGGAACAGAGTCCGAATAAATAAAAATAGATAAAAATAGAGAATGATTAGAGAATAATCACTCTGCTCCTGTTCCCAACACTAAGTTCTATTTCTTCGTTCAATCCATACTTGGCATAAGCATCAATGATCTGGATCTCGGAGTCGATATCCAGGTCCTCTATCACATAGGCCTGTTCTCCCCAGAGAGTTAGCCGGATACTGCCTGTTTCGTCCTTAAGCTGCAGGTTTGCTACCACACTTTCGGTTCCATCTTCCTTCTCAAACTCTCTTAGTTCTCCGATTTCGGAAACTTTTCCCTGGACAGAATAACTTTCTCCCGGGACAATGTTGGTGATGTCAGTAAATTTCTCTCTGTACTCAACCTTTTTTTCACTTTTCTGAATTATCCCTCTGGCTCCCAGGCTAAGTTCCACCTGCTGGCTGAAAGTGTTTTCCCGGGAATATGCATTGAGAACCTCCACTGTTTCATCAAAATCAATCTCCTCAAGAAAATCGGTTTTTTCGTCCCAGAGTGTAAGCCTTATTTTGCCTGTGGAATCGCCCAGGAGGATGTTTCCAACCCTGCCGGGAGAGCCGTCTTTTTTCTCGAAGGCCCGGACTTCTGAGATGTCAAGTACCCTTCCTGAAATATTGATATTATTCATATCAGCTTTTATATCTGCAACAGGGGTAAACTCTTCTTTATATTCTACTTTCTTTTCGCTTTTCGTGATTATGCTCCGGCTTCCTATTTGCAACTCTACTTTCTGCGTAAAGGCATTTTCACGGGCGTAAGCATTGATCAGCTCAACAGTGTCCCCATACTCAATCTGGGTTAAAAAATCGGTTTTTTCGTCCCATAGCGTCACCCTGAGTGTGCCTGTGGAATCCCCAATCGTCAGGTTTCCCACTCTCCCGCTATTGCCGTCTTTGCGCTGGAAGGTCCTTACTTCAGAAACCTCAAGCACTTTTCCCATAAGGTTGAGGTCTCCCATTCCATCTTTTATGTCCTTTATATTCTGGCTGGCCGAAACAACATCAACTTCTTCTTCACTTTCGGTCAGGACTCCATTATTGCCGATGTTAATTTCCACGCCGGAATAGCCCTGCTTTGCATGGCCGCTGACCTGGACGGTTTGTCCTACCTTTACTTTTTCGTTTTTAATCAGGTCTGCCATATTGTCCCACAGGGTTAACTTTACTTTTCCGGTTTCGTCTCCGACAATCAGATTTCCAACTCTACCTATGGTGCCATCGTTCCGGGTAAACTCCTTGATATCAAAAATCGAAACAATTCTTGCAACAAAATTAACAGGTCCGCTCTCAGGTGTAATACTTTCTATTTTCACGCTGTCCCTGCTCGCATCCGAGAATCCCAGTTCATTGGCAACCAGCATGGCAGCCATCGCCTCATCACAAAGCCCTCCCATGTTCTCGACCTTTTCCTGTGTGCGCTGCAGGAAATCTTCTCTACTGATGACATGGCTGAGCTTTTTATAAATAGTGTCAATATCGGTCATGGTACTCCCTTGAATGTTTGATACTTACCTTCCGTGTTTGGTGGTGCTTTTCTTCGATATGCATTCTTGCCTTAAATATCAGGTGTTTATCCCTGAAAGACGGTTACTGTAAGTTTTATTTTAAGACTTGAAGCGATTTGCAAATCTGATATATTTCAGGTGAAAGTTTGAGGTGAAAATTCAGACCAAATATTTTCAAACTTAAGATAAAATATCTTCCAATTTCATGTGAGAAATCACCAGGTTCTATACGTCCTTTCATTAATGCATAATAAGAATATCCCTGAAAATTAAATATTATTTGGTAAGTTTTTCCTTTTTTGGTTGTTTTTTAAAGAGCCTTTGATACGGTATGTAAAGTGTCTTACAAAAGACTACTGTATGCAGGGTGAAAGTATTCAATATTCGGGATACGATTATTTTATCCGAATATGCATCTTGAGATTAGGTATCTTGAGATTAGGTATCTTGAGATTAGGTATCTTGAGATTAGGTATCTTGAGATTAGGTATCTTGAGATTAGGTATCTTGAGATTAGGTATCTTGAGATTAGGTATCTTGAGATTAGGTATCTTGAGATTAGGTATCTTGAGATTAGGTATCTTGAGATTAGGTATCTTGAGAGTGTGTATTTTAGCTTACTTCACATTTTGGAAAACATAATAAGTTATGCCGGCGCTCTTAAAGTGTGAATCTGCTTGATGAGAATAAATAACGTCCAGTTCCTCTCAAACATGGCTAATGTTCTCTCGCTGCTTTTTATTCCCGTTTTTGCCGCATCATTCGGCGCTTCTTATGTCGAGATCGGGATTATAGTGGGGATCTATTCTGCCACAACCCTTCTTTCGTCCTTTATTTTCGGAAGGCTTGCTGACCTTCACCACCTGCGTACAGTAATTTTGGGAGGTTTTGGATGTGCTGTAGCCGCCTTTTTTCTTCAGGTCTTTGCCACCGATCCTTCTACCCTCATGCTTGCAAGGGCTCTAGCCGGTTTCAGTGTTGGAATTCACCCAGGTGCCCTGATAGCCTACGTCCATTATCAGAAGCAGAGCCTTGGAAGGTTTATTTCTCTGGGTTCTCTCGGCTGGATGGCGGGTTTTCTCCTGGCAGGGGTGATAGGGGTAAGAATGGGTCTTCTTTTTGGGCTTTCATCTCTCTTTTATGCCTTATGTTTTCTGCAGGCTTTCAGGTTAAAAGAAATTGAAACGCCGCACCTGAATATTCCTTACTTCTCCCTGAACACCCTGCTGAAGAACTCAGGGACCTATTTCTCTCTCTTCCTGCGGCATACCGGCGCTGTTGGGGTCTGGACTAT is drawn from Methanosarcina lacustris Z-7289 and contains these coding sequences:
- a CDS encoding TIGR00266 family protein, which gives rise to MADDIDYEIIGNEMQLVEIELDPGETVQAEAGAMAYMGPGIQMQTGMGNEGGGLLGGLKKGLKRALTGESFFITSFTHKGSGKGHVAFAAPYPGKIIPLDLSKFGGSILCQKDAFLCAAKGVEVELAFTRKLGAGLFGGEGFILQRLRGNGLAFVHIGGTVIIKDLAPGETYHIDTGCVAAFTETVTYDITWSKDFKNALFGGEGVVLATLTGPGTVYMQSLPFSRLADRIVAASAHGRNRDEQTGIGGSGVLGGLLGGDRSF
- a CDS encoding CBS domain-containing protein; this encodes MQVKDIMVQPHKIDKSDTISHALDLMEKKDTKRLLVVHDNQTLGVLTMRSLTEQLGTRKKQSKPASSLHVATAVSDNFVKVLPETDVKDALTLIKKNGGVIIVMENENAMGWVTPQEFMKTNRFTGFAGEVMEKNPITVSPSDRVSHARHLILDENVGRLPVIENGKLVGIIAEEDIAFAMRSFRDLVADNQQDSRIKNLLVGDIMTRSVVSVYTNTPLADAVNTMLERNLGGVPVLNLEEELVGFLARRNVVNTIQE
- a CDS encoding CBS domain-containing protein: MNVADIMSSPVYVVNVDEPVSHARKLMLKYKISTLLVLNEGKMVGIVTQSDLSNRLAQAEPLWRRRPIDQIPIKLLMTESVITIYPEASISQAAALMLENGVHNIPVVKNDIVGIVTRTDIVRYIAEHSEEMDTKIPKLMTEDVVSVHRHHTINHVIEEMNKNEIQRVIVKDDAGKPVGIISRRSLALTLLTDNEGKLSTKSIKLARKSSPGGQKTFRYVKEVPLTAEDVMVSPIISIDVNKKISDAAKQLIEEEITALPVSDGEEIVGIISRTDIMKSVL
- a CDS encoding CBS domain-containing protein, with amino-acid sequence MILLNKKTTFVPVEKMNVQPNLNNSGKTTQQKDPQMISSMGTMRIGPSFKSRITEHEGRILALATRDVVTLPPTATIMEAVKIMTERKFRRIPITDAGTGRLEGVVTSVDIIDFLGGGSRNLLVENRFKGNLLAAINEEVRQIMETDVAYIHEKADFKDAVTTMLKRETGGLPIVNDEMQVVAIFTERNAVELMGGIVTNKTVDEYMTKNVTMVTTDTPIGHAAKVMVKNRFRRLPVVKDGIFAGIVTASDIVHFLGRGDAFSKLTTGNIHEALDQHVGSIVSKELIWTSPGTDMGKAMKIMLDKKIGSLPVLEDGVLRGIITESDFLRGFDF
- a CDS encoding CBS domain-containing protein — translated: MNVSEIMTEGSISVKDGDFVTHARQMMRDYLLRGLVVVDEENRLVGMLNDQDIMKITSTRSDVTVGGYARQSPTVTPDMDVVKAAKLMVQSKQNRVPVVKSTTDHTVVGVLSDVDILKKVELPKSISKTIEMIMSKKVKTCLPDERVSKIWNNMIEKDYTGIPVVSKKGDPVGMITRGDIIKSGFLRISMEDERATRPNESPKVERVMSTPAYTLSENDSVKSAIEMIIRYDIGRVTVVNEQGKISGIVDRQDLLGSLTSVWSE
- a CDS encoding CBS domain-containing protein; this translates as MVDEPEREEGNDIHNREIEKEVSVAEVMNKTVITMDINTDIPAIAREMVKHDVGSVIITEKEKAMGIITERDLVRDIIAKDRQPSKVHVSKILSSPLVTVEPETSVVNASEMMLKANIKRLPVLEDGTIIGVVSNTDILMVTPGLSTILKDLIDMNREALLSTPSTDDIEEDFSAGICESCSYHSVDLKLVDGKYLCENCRQAEGEDYE
- a CDS encoding OB-fold nucleic acid binding domain-containing protein (Replication protein A protects and stabilize the intermediate ssDNA that is generated by the unwinding action of a DNA helicase at the replication fork. In addition, SSBs prevent the formation of secondary structures by single-stranded template DNA.) gives rise to the protein MTDIDTIYKKLSHVISREDFLQRTQEKVENMGGLCDEAMAAMLVANELGFSDASRDSVKIESITPESGPVNFVARIVSIFDIKEFTRNDGTIGRVGNLIVGDETGKVKLTLWDNMADLIKNEKVKVGQTVQVSGHAKQGYSGVEINIGNNGVLTESEEEVDVVSASQNIKDIKDGMGDLNLMGKVLEVSEVRTFQRKDGNSGRVGNLTIGDSTGTLRVTLWDEKTDFLTQIEYGDTVELINAYARENAFTQKVELQIGSRSIITKSEKKVEYKEEFTPVADIKADMNNINISGRVLDISEVRAFEKKDGSPGRVGNILLGDSTGKIRLTLWDEKTDFLEEIDFDETVEVLNAYSRENTFSQQVELSLGARGIIQKSEKKVEYREKFTDITNIVPGESYSVQGKVSEIGELREFEKEDGTESVVANLQLKDETGSIRLTLWGEQAYVIEDLDIDSEIQIIDAYAKYGLNEEIELSVGNRSRVIIL
- a CDS encoding MFS transporter; the protein is MRINNVQFLSNMANVLSLLFIPVFAASFGASYVEIGIIVGIYSATTLLSSFIFGRLADLHHLRTVILGGFGCAVAAFFLQVFATDPSTLMLARALAGFSVGIHPGALIAYVHYQKQSLGRFISLGSLGWMAGFLLAGVIGVRMGLLFGLSSLFYALCFLQAFRLKEIETPHLNIPYFSLNTLLKNSGTYFSLFLRHTGAVGVWTIFPLYLRELGADAFWTGVIYAINPAVQFLIMRRLDPFENEKLIRAGYLLSVVGFISYALASSYLYVIPGMLVVACSWSSLYVGSTRQVVELNPDKATAAGLINSMIGAAGVLGAILGGGLSQLFGFRSTMLGAAIFSISGLLFYKTLGGAADARDN